A genomic segment from Spinacia oleracea cultivar Varoflay chromosome 3, BTI_SOV_V1, whole genome shotgun sequence encodes:
- the LOC110791040 gene encoding glutamate receptor 3.6-like, giving the protein MIMRVLWLFLLLVLKLENGLLLASGVGTNHSTRPRTVTIGAIFSFNSTIGKVAKVAIQAAVDDVNSSSQVLNGTNLSITMQDCQSGFLGIIQTMTFMESDVVAIIGPQSSDIAHVVSQVATGLQVPLLTFAGTDPTLSSVEYPFVVPTTQNDLFQMAAIADIVSHYGWREVTAIYTDDSYGRNGIVSLGDELAKRQCRISYKAPLSPDPSIDDIRSVLFKVISEESRILVIHTYDKFGLEILEVARSLQMLDSSFVWIATRWLTDVIDTDSPLSTDALSDVQGFITLRPHTPNSQPKKNFMARWSNLVRKENMNNALFGLNTFGLYAYDTVWILAYALDAYFSQGGNISFTKYSTLDHAKGSSNLHLDSISSFDGGESLLSKIYQTNMTGLTGLIRFDKDRYLINPAFDIINVVGTGLYTIGYWSNHSGLSVKPPEDVRSKPPVSSERLLSVIWPGKTTEKPRGWVYPNNGKVLRIGVPRRVNYLEFVSYSARTDSFTGYSIDVFTSALNLLPYGIAYKLIPFGDGKSNPKIDDLIEELARGVFDAVVGDIVITTKRTRMVDFTQPFVESGLVVVAPVKTKESDAWAFLWPLTPMLWCVTGLSVIVLGAVIWILEHRFNDEFRGSPQNQIKTVIWFSCSTWFGSQRETTLSVLGRIVLFIWMFVILIVKSSYTASLSSIQTVQNLYSPVKGIETLMESKYPIGYQNGSFSESYLHEELHFPMSRLVALENENEYVEALRKGPKNGGVAAIVDDMTRIETFLAKRCEFTVRGQKFTKNGRGFAFPRGSPLAVDMSTAILKMTENGDLQRIHDKWLRKSACRSQDTKLTVNRLELKSFSGLFLLSGVACIFALILYFGVMVRKFMRFRPPKEEESVSPTAQITQPTCLKTFFTFANAKDDETQSC; this is encoded by the exons ATGATTATGAGGGTTTTATGGCTGTTTCTGCTTTTGGTATTGAAACTGGAAAATGGGTTATTATTAGCAAGTGGGGTTGGTACAAATCATTCAACAAGACCAAGAACAGTAACCATTGGGGCAATTTTCTCCTTCAATTCTACAATTGGTAAAGTTGCAAAAGTTGCAATTCAAGCGGCAGTAGATGATGTTAACTCTTCCTCACAAGTTCTTAATGGAACCAACCTCAGCATCACAATGCAGGATTGTCAGAGTGGATTCCTAGGAATTATTCAGA CAATGACATTCATGGAGAGTGATGTAGTGGCAATAATAGGTCCACAATCATCTGATATAGCTCATGTAGTTTCTCAGGTTGCAACAGGACTCCAAGTCCCTTTACTCACCTTTGCAGGAACAGACCCAACTCTTTCATCTGTCGAGTATCCATTTGTTGTCCCAACAACCCAAAATGATCTTTTCCAAATGGCTGCAATTGCAGACATTGTGAGCCACTATGGATGGAGGGAAGTAACTGCAATATACACTGATGACAGTTACGGAAGGAATGGGATCGTGTCTTTAGGTGACGAATTGGCTAAGAGGCAgtgtaggataagctataaagCGCCTTTGAGCCCTGACCCGAGTATAGATGACATAAGGAGTGTGTTGTTTAAGGTGATTTCAGAAGAATCTAGGATTCTTGTTATTCATACTTATGATAAATTTGGTCTAGAAATACTTGAGGTGGCTCGCTCTCTTCAGATGTTGGATAGTAGTTTTGTTTGGATTGCTACAAGGTGGTTAACCGATGTCATAGATACTGATTCTCCTCTATCCACTGATGCATTGAGTGATGTTCAAGGGTTTATTACCTTGAGGCCACACACACCCAATTCACAACCCAAGAAAAATTTTATGGCGCGGTGGAGTAATTTGGTGAGAAAAGAGAACATGAATAATGCCTTGTTTGGATTGAACACTTTTGGTCTTTACGCGTATGACACTGTTTGGATTCTTGCTTATGCTCTAGATGCATATTTTTCTCAAGGGGGGAACATATCATTTACAAAATATTCAACCTTGGATCACGCGAAAGGAAGCAGCAACTTGCACCTTGATTCTATCAGCAGTTTTGATGGAGGAGAAAGCCTACTCTCAAAAATATATCAAACCAATATGACAGGGTTAACAGGTCTTATTAGGTTTGACAAAGATAGGTACTTGATTAATCCTGCTTTCGATATCATCAATGTGGTTGGAACAGGTCTTTACACAATAGGGTATTGGTCTAACCATTCAGGTTTATCAGTTAAACCACCAGAAGATGTACGTTCTAAACCGCCTGTTTCAAGTGAGCGGCTATTAAGTGTAATTTGGCCTGGGAAAACCACTGAGAAGCCTCGTGGATGGGTTTATCCGAACAATGGTAAGGTTCTAAGGATTGGAGTTCCACGCCGTGTTAATTACCTTGAATTCGTATCATATTCAGCACGCACAGACTCATTCactgggtacagtattgatgtcttcacttctgctttgaatttgCTTCCATATGGAATTGCTTATAAGTTGATACCCTTTGGGGATGGGAAGTCTAACCCAAAGATCGATGATCTTATCGAGGAATTAGCTAGAGGA GTATTTGATGCTGTAGTTGGCGATATTGTAATTACCACCAAAAGAACAAGAATGGTAGATTTTACACAGCCTTTTGTTGAGTCGGGTCTAGTGGTTGTGGCACCTGTTAAGACCAAGGAGTCAGATGCCTGGGCTTTCTTGTGGCCTCTAACTCCAATGTTGTGGTGTGTTACTGGTTTATCTGTCATCGTTTTGGGAGCTGTCATATGGATTCTGGAACATAGGTTTAACGATGAGTTCCGTGGCTCACCCCAAAATCAAATTAAGACAGTGATATG GTTTAGCTGTTCAACTTGGTTCGGTTCTCAAA GGGAAACTACTTTAAGTGTGCTGGGTCGAATCGTGCTATTCATATGGATGTTTGTAATTCTAATTGTAAAATCAAGTTATACTGCAAGTTTGAGCTCTATACAAACAGTGCAAAACCTTTATTCCCCTGTCAAAGGGATTGAGACCTTAATGGAAAGCAAATATCCCATTGGATATCAAAATGGTTCATTTTCTGAGAGTTATTTGCACGAGGAGCTTCACTTTCCCATGTCTCGCCTTGTTGCtcttgaaaatgaaaatgagtATGTGGAAGCTCTCAGAAAGGGCCCCAAGAATGGTGGGGTTGCTGCCATTGTTGATGATATGACGCGCATAGAAACCTTCCTTGCAAAGAGGTGTGAATTCACTGTCAGAGGTCAAAAGTTCACCAAAAACGGAAGAGGATTT GCGTTTCCGCGAGGCTCACCCTTGGCAGTAGACATGTCAACGGCTATACTGAAAATGACAGAGAATGGTGACTTACAGAGGATCCATGATAAGTGGTTGAGGAAAAGTGCATGCAGGTCACAGGATACCAAGCTTACAGTAAACAGGCTAGAACTGAAAAGCTTCTCGGGTCTCTTCCTACTCTCTGGTGTTGCTTGCATTTTTGCTCTCATCTTGTATTTTGGAGTTATGGTGAGAAAGTTCATGCGTTTCCGGCCACCCAAAGAGGAAGAATCAGTTAGCCCGACAGCTCAGATCACGCAACCTACCTGTCTCAAGACGTTcttcacgtttgccaatgcgaA